In Tursiops truncatus isolate mTurTru1 chromosome 19, mTurTru1.mat.Y, whole genome shotgun sequence, a genomic segment contains:
- the LOC101333314 gene encoding leukocyte immunoglobulin-like receptor subfamily B member 3 isoform X4, with protein sequence MPPSLTALLCLGLSVGLRTQVQAGTLPKPTIWAEPGSVIPWGSPVTIWCQGTLGVREFHLNKEGSSPPWYRKPSLEPGDKGNFSISYMTQDYAGRYHCYYRSPTGWSERSGPLELVVTGAHRKPTLSALPSPVVTSGGTVTLQCGSWEGLHGFILTKEGEPKSSWTLDAQRGPQGQTQALFPVGRVTPSHRWMFRCHGFYRDTPQVWSAPSDPLELLVPGVSGKPSLLTPQGPVVASGQSLTLQCRSDVGYDRFALSQEGRQALPQSPGRQPQAGLSQADFPLGTVTITHAGRYRCYGGHNLSSEWSAPSDPLDILVAGEEPARWFPDTPSLSVQPGPLVASGENVTLLCQSGSTRETFLLFKEGAAQPPQRLRSKYRGGHFQAEFSMSPVTSAHNGTYRCYSSLSSNPYLLSHASAPLELAVSGLKWYLNVLIGVSVAFVLLPLVLLVRHWGQSRHKKSGAADPEPKDTGLQSSSCPATAAQDQALYAAVNDTQPEDRVQLDHPQNRQDADPQEGTYAQVNHSRSRLRRGVATSPSSLSGRLLDTKDRQAEEDEQRDGQAAASEAPQDVTYAQLNHSTFRRETATPAPQSGEPPEEPSVYAALAIR encoded by the exons ATGCCCCCCAGCCTCACGGCCCTGCTCTGCCTCG GGCTGAGTGTGGGCCTGAGGACCCAGGTGCAGGCAG GCACCCTCCCCAAACCCACCATCTGGGCTGAGCCAGGCTCTGTGATCCCCTGGGGGAGCCCCGTGACCATCTGGTGTCAGGGGACCCTGGGGGTCCGGGAATTCCATCTGAATAAAGAGGGAAGCTCACCTCCCTGGTACAGAAAGCCCTCACTGGAGCCCGGGGACAAGGGCAACTTCTCCATCTCATACATGACACAGGACTACGCAGGGAGATATCACTGTTACTATCGCAGCCCCACTGGCTGGTCAGAGCGCAGTGGCCCCCTGGAGCTGGTGGTGACAG gGGCCCACAGGAAACCCACCCTCTCAGCCCTGCCTAGCCCTGTGGTGACCTCGGGAGGGACCGTGACCCTCCAGTGTGGCTCATGGGAAGGACTGCACGGGTTCATTCTGACTAAGGAAGGAGAACCCAAGTCCTCCTGGACCCTGGATGCACAGCGAGGCCCCCAGGGGCAGACCCAGGCCCTGTTCCCCGTGGGTCGCGTGACCCCCAGCCACAGGTGGATGTTCAGATGCCACGGCTTTTACAGGGACACCCCGCAGGTGTGGTCGGCCCCCAGTGACCCCCTGGAGCTCCTGGTCCCAG GTGTgtctgggaagccctccctcctGACCCCGCAGGGCCCTGTCGTGGCCTCTGGACAGAGCCTGACCCTCCAGTGTCGCTCTGACGTCGGCTATGACAGATTCGCTCTGTCCCAGGAGGGGAGACAGGCCCTCCCCCAGAGCCCTGGCCGGCAGCCCCAGGCTGGGCTCTCTCAGGCCGACTTCCCCCTGGGCACAGTGACCATCACCCACGCGGGCCGGTACAGATGCTACGGTGGACACAACCTCTCCTCCGAGTGGTCGGCCCCCAGTGACCCCCTGGACATCCTGGTGGCCGGTGAGGAGCCAGCGC gGTGGTTCCCTGACACGCCCTCCCTCTCGGTGCAGCCGGGCCCCCTGGTGGCCTCAGGAGAGAACGTGACCCTGCTGTGTCAGTCAGGGAGCACAAGGGAAACTTTCCTTCTGTTCAAGGAGGGGGCAGCCCAGCCCCCACAGCGTCTTAGATCAAAGTACCGAGGTGGGCATTTCCAGGCCGAATTCTCCATGAGTCCCGTGACCTCAGCCCACAATGGGACCTACAGGTGCTACAGCTCACTCAGCAGTAACCCCTACCTGCTGTCACACGCCAGTGCCCCCCTGGAGCTCGCGGTGTCAG GTCTCAAATGGTACCTGAACGTCCTGATCGGGGTCTCGGTGGCCTTCGTCCTGCTGCCCCTCGTCCTCCTCGTCCGACACTGGGGTCAGAGCAGACACAAGAAGTCGG GGGCTGCAGACCCAGAGCCCAAGGACACAGGCCTGCAGAGCAG ctcctgcccAGCCACCGCCGCCCAGGACCAGGCCCTCT ATGCTGCCGTGAATGACACACAGCCTGAGGACAGGGTGCAGCTGGACCATCCG CAGAACAGGCAGGATGCAGACCCCCAGGAGGGGACATACGCCCAGGTGAACCACTCAAGATCAAGACTAAGGCGGGGGGTGgccacctctccttcctccctgtcgGGGAGATTGCTGGACACGAAGGACAGACAAGCGGAAGAGGACGAGCAGAGGGACGGTCAG GCCGCCGCATCTGAAGCCCCCCAGGATGTGACCTATGCCCAGCTGAACCACTCGACCTTCAGACGGGAGACTGCAACCCCTGCCCCCCAGTCAGGGGAGCCCCCAGAAGAGCCCAGCGTGTATGCTGCTCTCGCCATCCGCTAG
- the LOC101333314 gene encoding leukocyte immunoglobulin-like receptor subfamily B member 3 isoform X5: protein MPPSLTALLCLGLSVGLRTQVQAGTLPKPTIWAEPGSVIPWGSPVTIWCQGTLGVREFHLNKEGSSPPWYRKPSLEPGDKGNFSISYMTQDYAGRYHCYYRSPTGWSERSGPLELVVTGAHRKPTLSALPSPVVTSGGTVTLQCGSWEGLHGFILTKEGEPKSSWTLDAQRGPQGQTQALFPVGRVTPSHRWMFRCHGFYRDTPQVWSAPSDPLELLVPGVSGKPSLLTPQGPVVASGQSLTLQCRSDVGYDRFALSQEGRQALPQSPGRQPQAGLSQADFPLGTVTITHAGRYRCYGGHNLSSEWSAPSDPLDILVAGEEPARWFPDTPSLSVQPGPLVASGENVTLLCQSGSTRETFLLFKEGAAQPPQRLRSKYRGGHFQAEFSMSPVTSAHNGTYRCYSSLSSNPYLLSHASAPLELAVSGLKWYLNVLIGVSVAFVLLPLVLLVRHWGQSRHKKSDPEPKDTGLQSSSCPATAAQDQALYAAVNDTQPEDRVQLDHPQNRQDADPQEGTYAQVNHSRSRLRRGVATSPSSLSGRLLDTKDRQAEEDEQRDGQAAASEAPQDVTYAQLNHSTFRRETATPAPQSGEPPEEPSVYAALAIR from the exons ATGCCCCCCAGCCTCACGGCCCTGCTCTGCCTCG GGCTGAGTGTGGGCCTGAGGACCCAGGTGCAGGCAG GCACCCTCCCCAAACCCACCATCTGGGCTGAGCCAGGCTCTGTGATCCCCTGGGGGAGCCCCGTGACCATCTGGTGTCAGGGGACCCTGGGGGTCCGGGAATTCCATCTGAATAAAGAGGGAAGCTCACCTCCCTGGTACAGAAAGCCCTCACTGGAGCCCGGGGACAAGGGCAACTTCTCCATCTCATACATGACACAGGACTACGCAGGGAGATATCACTGTTACTATCGCAGCCCCACTGGCTGGTCAGAGCGCAGTGGCCCCCTGGAGCTGGTGGTGACAG gGGCCCACAGGAAACCCACCCTCTCAGCCCTGCCTAGCCCTGTGGTGACCTCGGGAGGGACCGTGACCCTCCAGTGTGGCTCATGGGAAGGACTGCACGGGTTCATTCTGACTAAGGAAGGAGAACCCAAGTCCTCCTGGACCCTGGATGCACAGCGAGGCCCCCAGGGGCAGACCCAGGCCCTGTTCCCCGTGGGTCGCGTGACCCCCAGCCACAGGTGGATGTTCAGATGCCACGGCTTTTACAGGGACACCCCGCAGGTGTGGTCGGCCCCCAGTGACCCCCTGGAGCTCCTGGTCCCAG GTGTgtctgggaagccctccctcctGACCCCGCAGGGCCCTGTCGTGGCCTCTGGACAGAGCCTGACCCTCCAGTGTCGCTCTGACGTCGGCTATGACAGATTCGCTCTGTCCCAGGAGGGGAGACAGGCCCTCCCCCAGAGCCCTGGCCGGCAGCCCCAGGCTGGGCTCTCTCAGGCCGACTTCCCCCTGGGCACAGTGACCATCACCCACGCGGGCCGGTACAGATGCTACGGTGGACACAACCTCTCCTCCGAGTGGTCGGCCCCCAGTGACCCCCTGGACATCCTGGTGGCCGGTGAGGAGCCAGCGC gGTGGTTCCCTGACACGCCCTCCCTCTCGGTGCAGCCGGGCCCCCTGGTGGCCTCAGGAGAGAACGTGACCCTGCTGTGTCAGTCAGGGAGCACAAGGGAAACTTTCCTTCTGTTCAAGGAGGGGGCAGCCCAGCCCCCACAGCGTCTTAGATCAAAGTACCGAGGTGGGCATTTCCAGGCCGAATTCTCCATGAGTCCCGTGACCTCAGCCCACAATGGGACCTACAGGTGCTACAGCTCACTCAGCAGTAACCCCTACCTGCTGTCACACGCCAGTGCCCCCCTGGAGCTCGCGGTGTCAG GTCTCAAATGGTACCTGAACGTCCTGATCGGGGTCTCGGTGGCCTTCGTCCTGCTGCCCCTCGTCCTCCTCGTCCGACACTGGGGTCAGAGCAGACACAAGAAGTCGG ACCCAGAGCCCAAGGACACAGGCCTGCAGAGCAG ctcctgcccAGCCACCGCCGCCCAGGACCAGGCCCTCT ATGCTGCCGTGAATGACACACAGCCTGAGGACAGGGTGCAGCTGGACCATCCG CAGAACAGGCAGGATGCAGACCCCCAGGAGGGGACATACGCCCAGGTGAACCACTCAAGATCAAGACTAAGGCGGGGGGTGgccacctctccttcctccctgtcgGGGAGATTGCTGGACACGAAGGACAGACAAGCGGAAGAGGACGAGCAGAGGGACGGTCAG GCCGCCGCATCTGAAGCCCCCCAGGATGTGACCTATGCCCAGCTGAACCACTCGACCTTCAGACGGGAGACTGCAACCCCTGCCCCCCAGTCAGGGGAGCCCCCAGAAGAGCCCAGCGTGTATGCTGCTCTCGCCATCCGCTAG